A stretch of the Drosophila sulfurigaster albostrigata strain 15112-1811.04 chromosome 2L, ASM2355843v2, whole genome shotgun sequence genome encodes the following:
- the LOC133850492 gene encoding antigen 5 like allergen Cul n 1 — protein sequence MPSLLVLDKCTFDCLPRAMLSTLLLIIIVHLSDSSTIGDYCAPSLCEFYNGSHILQEINTACGNNGSFGEDCGPKPKLLYMSPRRRQLLLDMHNLVRDKVADGGVEGYAPASQMPMLKWDEELEHMAELHAKRCRFAHDKCRNTPRFKFSGQNIGYFWIGRDFKSHSRRMKTFVLDWFREYKDANQSYIDSYHSHPEGKKIGHFTMLVGDQVRRVGCAGVKFLEPDENKFLFMLTCNYDYNNIYNEPIYETGPAASKCVDPVSKKYPALCDWRVPEEQIKDDGNTLDNNIAV from the exons ATGCCGAGTTTGCTAGTGCTAGACAAGTGCACCTTTGATTGCTTGCCCAGGGCAATGCTGTCGACGctgttattaattataatcgTACATCTAAGCGATAGCTCAACCATCGGCGACTATTGTGCGCCTTCGTTGTGTGAATTCTACAATGGCAGCCACATTCTGCAGGAGATAAACACGGCGTGCGGCAACAATGGCAGCTTTGGCGAGGATTGTGGTCCCAAGCCCAAGCTCCTCTACATGAGTCCGCGACGCCGTCAACTGTTGCTGGACATGCATAATCTGGTGCGTGACAAAGTCGCCGATGGAGGTGTCGAAGGATATGCGCCAGCCTCGCAGATGCCCATGCTCAAGTGGGATGAGGAACTGGAGCACATGGCCGAGCTGCATGCGAAGCGTTGTCGTTTTGCCCATGACAAGTGCCGGAATACGCCGCGTTTCAAGTTTAGTGGACAGAATATTGGATACTTTTGGATTGGACGCGATTTCAAGTCGCATTCCCGTCGCATGAAGACCTTCGTTTTGGACTGGTTCAGAGAGTACAAAGATGCCAATCAAAGCTACATCGACAGCTACCACTCGCATCCGGAGGG CAAAAAGATTGGACACTTCACTATGCTAGTTGGGGATCAAGTGCGACGCGTCGGTTGTGCTGGGGTCAAGTTCCTGGAGCCCGACGAGAATAAATTCCTCTTCATGTTGACCTGCAACTACGACTACAACAATATCTACAACGAGCCCATCTATGAGACGGGTCCAGCAGCTTCAAAGTGTGTGGATCCTGTTAGCAAAAAGTATCCTGCACTTTGTGATTGGCGAGTTCCAGAGGAACAGATTAAGGACGATGGCAACACACTGGACAACAATATAGCTGTCTGA